The Camelus dromedarius isolate mCamDro1 chromosome 25, mCamDro1.pat, whole genome shotgun sequence genome has a segment encoding these proteins:
- the LOC105102010 gene encoding ferritin light chain-like — protein MSSQVCQNYPSEVEASVNHLVNMHLQASYTCLSLGFYFDPDDVALEGVGHFFCVLAEEKREGTESLLKMQNQRGGHALFQDMQKPSQDKWGKTQDAMEAAIVLEKNLNQALLDLHALGSARADPHLCDFLESHFLDEEVKLIKKMGGHLTHLHRLSGPQAGLGEYLFERLTLNHD, from the coding sequence ATGAGCTCCCAGGTTTGTCAAAATTATCCCAGCGAGGTTGAGGCCTCTGTCAACCACCTGGTCAACATGCATCTGCAGGCCTCCTACACCtgcctctctctgggcttctattTCGACCCCGACGATGTGGCTCTGGAGGGCGTTGGCCACTTTTTCTGCGTATTGGCTGAGGAGAAGCGCGAGGGCACAGAAAGTCTCTTGAAAATGCAAAACCAGCGCGGTGGTCACGCCCTCTTCCAGGACATGCAGAAGCCATCTCAAGATAAGTGGGGTAAAACCCAGGACGCTATGGAAGCTGCTATTGTCCTGGAGAAGAACCTGAACCAGGCCCTTCTGGATCTGCATGCCCTGGGTTCTGCCCGTGCAGACCCACATCTCTGTGACTTCCTGGAGAGCCACTTCCTGGATGAGGAGGTGAAACTCATCAAGAAGATGGGCGGCCACCTGACTCACCTCCACAGGCTCTctggtccccaggctgggctgggcgagTATCTCTTCGAAAGGCTCACCCTCAATCACGACTAG